The following is a genomic window from Crocinitomicaceae bacterium.
CATAAAAAAATGGACATCAGAAACATTGCGATTATTGCACACGTTGACCACGGAAAAACTACCCTGGTTGACCGCATGATTGAAGCAGGAAAAAACCCGATTAAAAGTTCAGGAGAACTCATTATGGATAGTAACGATCTGGAGCGCGAGCGCGGAATTACTATCGTAGCTAAAAACGTGTCAGTGTATTATAATGAGACAAAAATTAACATCATTGACACGCCCGGCCACAGTGATTTTGGTGGTGAAGTTGAACGCGTGCTCAACATGGCTGACGGAGTTTGTTTATTGGTTGACGCCTTTGAAGGGCCTATGCCGCAGACTCGTTTTGTATTGCAAAAAGCACTTCAACTTGGGTTAAAACCATTGGTTGTAATCAACAAAGTAGATAAAGAAAATTGTACTCCTGAAGAAGTGCATGAGAAAGTATTTGAACTCATGTTTGAATTGGATGCAACTGAAGATCAACTTAATTTTGAAACAGTATACGGTTCAGCAAAAAATGGCTGGATGAGCAAAGACTGGAGAAAACCAACTGACTCTATTACTCCGATACTGGACGCAATTATTGAATATTTTCCACCAAAAAAATTCAGTGAAGGAACAACACAGTTACTTATCACATCATTAGATTATTCTTCTTTTGTGGGACGTATTGCAATTGGTCGTTTGACAAGGGGAGTGATGAAGCCTAATATGCCGGTTACTCTTGCAAAAAGAGATGGTGGCAAAGTGAAATCACGGGTAAAAGAAGTTTTTGTTTTTGATGGTCTTGAAAAAAGAAAAGTAGAAGACGTTCAGGTAGGTGATATTTGTGCGGTTACTGGGGTAGACGGGTTTGAAATTGGTGATACCATTTGTGATTTTGAAAATCCTGAACCAATGGCAACCATTTCTATTGATGAGCCTACCATGAGTATGCTCTTTACCATTAACGATTCTCCGTTTTTTGGTCGTGAAGGAAAATTTGTTACCTCACGTCACATACATGATCGGTTGATGAAAGAACTGGAAAAAAATCTGGCCTTAAAAGTTCAGACAACAGGTTCTGCTGATAAATGGAATGTATTTGGACGCGGCGTTATGCACTTGAGTGTATTGCTTGAAACTATGCGCCGTGAAGGGTATGAACTGCAAGTTGGACAACCGCAGGTGATTTTTAAAGAAATCAATGGAGAACGTTGTGAGCCGGTTGAAGATTTAACTATTGACGTGCCTGAAGAATATTCAGGGACTGCAATTGATGCTGTGACGCGCCGCAGAGGTGAAATGGTGAGCATGGAACCAAAAGGCGGACGCATGATATGTAAATTTATTATTCCTTCTCGCGGTTTGATTGGTCTGCGTTCTTTTATGCTCACACAAACTGCGGGTGAAGCTGTGATGGCGCATCGCTTTAAAGAGTATCAACCGTATAAAGGAGATATCGCAGGTCGTATTAACGGCTCTCTGATTTCTATTGAACAAGGTCAAAGTATTCCATATTCTTTACATAATTTGCAAGACCGCGGAAAATTTTTCGTTGATCCAAACGTTGATATCTATGAAGGGCAGGTTATTGGTGAAAATTCCAAATCAGGTGATCTGGTTGTGAACATTACTAAAACAAAAAAGCTGACTAATATCCGCGCAAGTGGTACTGATGAAAAAATGAAAATTGCTCCGGCTAAGTCTTTTTCTCTTGAAGAAGCACTGGAGTATATTCAAGAAGATGAGTATGTAGAGCTCACACCACAAAATATCAGACTGAGAAAAATTCTTCTCAAAGAAACTGATCGCAAAAGGGCTGGTAGATAGTTTTGTTCATAAGCGTGTTGAAAATATATACACTCACTGAACCGCTCTCAGAGGTATAATTCTAAATTTGTTACAGACAAAAAGGATTATTCTATGTTTGATGACGACGACGAAGAAGAACTTTTTGACGCTCATTTCCATGCTGAACTTGAGCGCTATGAAAAAATGATCAAAAACCAGGAATCGTATTACTTTGATGCGGAAGTACTGGAGCAGATCATTGATCATTTTATCATGAAAAATCAGGTCAAAAATGCCCTGAATGCAATTGACTTTGCAAAAGATCAACATCCCAAAAATTTGGTGTATGATTTGAGAAAAGCACAACTCTTTAGTACCAATGGAAAGCTAAAAGAAAGTCTGCTCATTCTTCAGGCGCTTGAAAAAGCTGATCCCATGAATCCTGAAATCTATATCACCAAAGCATCCGTTTTTTCTCAATTGCGAGATCATCATAAAGCAATCAAATACTACGAAAAAGCAATTGAAGTAGCGCAAGATTTTGAAGATGAAGATTTGGATGATATCCGCTTTGACTTGGCGCTGGAATATGAAAATACCAATGATTTTCAGAGCGCCATAAAAGTGCTTGCCCGCATTTTAACCAACATGCCTGACAATGAAGCTGCAATTTATGAGATAGCGTATTGTTATGAACGTATTGGAAATTTTGACAAATGCATTGAGTTTTACACTAAGTATATTGATAATAATCCATACTCATTTACTGCCTGGTATAATTTGGGGAATATTTATTTCCTGAAAAACAATATTGAAAAAGCACTTTGGGCTTATGATTACGCTATTGTAATCAATGAAGAATTTTCATCAGCTCATTTTAATATGGGAAATACCTATATGCAGGCAGCTGATTATGAAAATGCAGTTGCATCGTATCGTAAATGTATGGAAATAGATGGTGAAGAGCCGCTCACGCTAAGTTATTTGGCTGAGGCTTTTGAACGCATGGAAAGATACGATGAGGCCATGTTTTATTATGAGCGCGCAAAAGAACTAAATCCTGATTTGGCTGAACCTTGGTTAGGTATTGGCATTATTCGTGAGGTACAGGGTGACTTGAATAGCGCTATTGTGTACGTGCAGCGTGCGGTTGAATTGCAACCTGAAAATCCTAATTATCGCTTAGTTTATGCTGAATGTCTGTATAAAGTGGGTAGAGTGGATGAAGCTGAAGTGCAATTAGAAGAAGCGGTTGAGCTTGACCCCGGCTACAGTGACGCTATTGTGCTGCTGGCAGCTATTTATGAAGAGTATTCTGTAGAAAAAGCAATTGATCTCATTGAAAATCAACCTGCGTTGGAAACACTGGAAAATAAAGTAAGATTGAGCTTGGTTGCTCTATTATACAAAGCCGGAAGACACACAGACGCTTTGGTTTTATTTGAATCTGAAATGAAAGCCGATAAAACTGCAGCCAAAACATTACTTTTGTACTTACCAGAAGCAGAAAAACTGCCTGAGTTTGTTCAAATAATTGAGTCCTATAATGACTAGAAATTTTACCTTACCGTATATCCCTGAAAGAAATGCCAGACCACGCAAAGCGGGCGTTACCATGATGATGGACAAAGGGATGAGCTTGAGAGAAACAGAAGCTTTCCTAGAGGGAAATGCAGAATATACAGATCTTGCGAAATTTGGTTTTGGTACAGCCATGATTACGCCAAATCTGAAAGAAAAAATTAAACTTTATCAAAGTGCCGGCATCAGACCATACTTCGGCGGCACGCTGTTTGAAATTTTTCTGGCAAGAAATAAATTTAATGAGTATCGCAAATTGCTTGATAAATTTGATATTGACTTGTGTGAGGTTTCAGATGGATCTATCATCATTCCGCATGATAAAAAATTAGAATATATCAGCAAATTGGCTAAGGATAGAACGGTTCTTTCTGAGGTTGGCTCAAAAGATGCAGGCATTATTATTTCACCCGCCAAATGGATTAAAATGATGAGCACTGAATTGCAGGCGGGCTCATGGAAAGTAATTGCTGAAGGTCGTGAAAGTGGAAACGTGGGTGTGTTTAGACCAAACGGTACTGCGCATACTTATCTTATCAACAAAATTGTTGCTCGTATTGACCCTGCTGATATTTTGTGGGAAGCTCCTAAAAAAACGCAACAAGTATGGTTTATTCGTTTGTTTGGTGCAAACGTAAATCTTGGAAATATTGCCCCTAATGAAGTGATAGCGCTTGAAACATTGCGCCTCGGTTTGCGCGGTGATACGTTTTTTGAATTCTTGCCTGATGAAATTGGTGCTGAACTGAAACAAAATCAATCTGACGAAACAGAAGAGTAAATTTCGGTTTCTATTCTCATTGCAAGAATCAACCTTATGGTAGAACTTTTCACGCACATCATTCATCTTGATTTTAAATGGCTTTTTGATAATTATCACACTGCGGTTTATGTCATCTTGTTCTTGGTTATTTTTATTGAAACCGGACTTGTGATAATGCCTATCTTACCCGGCGATTCTCTTTTGTTTACAGCCGGACTTTTTGCCAACCAAATAAATGAAACTACCGGAGAACCTTATTTAGATGTTTTCTTACTGCTAATTCTTTTATTTACCGCAGCGGTGTTAGGTGACAATTCTAATTATTGGGTAGGACGAATTTTGGGCTTGAAAGCAGTGAATATTAAAATCAAAAACAGACGCATTGTAAAGCAACAATATTTGGATAAAACAGAAAGTTTTTTTGAGAAATATGGTACCAAAACCATTATCATGGCTCGGTTTGTTCCAATTGTTCGCACGTTTGCACCCTTTGTTGCCGGAATAGCCAAAATGAAATATCGCAGATTTTTGCTCTTTGATATTTTAGGCGGCGCAGTGTGGATTGGATCAATGATTATTGCCGGATACTTCTTAGGTCAATTTGAATGGATCAGGAAAAACATTGAACTCGTTGCCTTGGCAATCATCTTTATTTCTGTGCTGCCAATTATCATTCAGTTGATAAAAAGCCGTCTGAAAAAGAAAAAACAATAATGCTTTTTTAAGCTCAGAATTTAGCCTCAGCCAACCCTGTCACTTTTTTTTTCGTAACTTTCGCAGTGAATTAGTTTGGATGACAGCCTTCTTTAAATTACATATCATCATTGCAACTTCATTGATTTGCCTGTGCATGAGCGCATCAGCTCAGTCAAATTTATTTGTGCAGTTTAGAATAGTAACACCCCTTGATCAGCAAATGGCAGCAGAAGTAGATAAAAAAATGGCGGGCAAAGATGGCGTTTTGGAATCACGAACTGATTTTGTTACCGGTACCTACTTTTGTCTTTTAAATCCGGAATCAACCTTTACAAAAGAAAATTTTGTTGCATGGTTTACCAAAATGGGACTTGAAATTGCTTGTTATACCAAAGGCATTCAAGGTACTGATGCAACCATCTCACCACATGTATTGAAAACTTGTACTGATGAAAAAACAGAATAACGTGATGAAAAAAATGCAGTCTATATTTTATATTTTTACAACAATCATTGCAACTGTTTCAGTGAATAGTGCTTTGGCACAGGATCCGCATTGTGTTTATATGGCAAGTGATGTGTATCCCGGCTCATACGGTGCTGCTCCCAATAATTATATTCAGTATGATGGCGCAATCTATTTTGCATCAACCGGAGATGTGAATGGAATGGAGCTATGGAAATATGAAGGCGGTGTATCTTCATTAGTCGCTGATATTAACCCTGGCGTTCCGGGGTCAATGCCAAATTATCTTACTGTAATAGGCCCTTATCTTTATTTCTCTGCCAATAATGGTGTAAACGGAACCGAGTTATTTCGTTATGACGGAACAACAGTTACCATGATTTCCGATATCAATCCCGGTGTGCTTGGGTCATTTCCTAATATGTTTACTGTGGTTGGTTCTGATCTTTATTTCGTTGCCAACAATGGTTCACTCGGTTTTGAACCTTATGTCTATGACGGAAGCACGGTGAGTCTTATCGCAGATATTAACCCGGG
Proteins encoded in this region:
- the typA gene encoding translational GTPase TypA, whose protein sequence is MDIRNIAIIAHVDHGKTTLVDRMIEAGKNPIKSSGELIMDSNDLERERGITIVAKNVSVYYNETKINIIDTPGHSDFGGEVERVLNMADGVCLLVDAFEGPMPQTRFVLQKALQLGLKPLVVINKVDKENCTPEEVHEKVFELMFELDATEDQLNFETVYGSAKNGWMSKDWRKPTDSITPILDAIIEYFPPKKFSEGTTQLLITSLDYSSFVGRIAIGRLTRGVMKPNMPVTLAKRDGGKVKSRVKEVFVFDGLEKRKVEDVQVGDICAVTGVDGFEIGDTICDFENPEPMATISIDEPTMSMLFTINDSPFFGREGKFVTSRHIHDRLMKELEKNLALKVQTTGSADKWNVFGRGVMHLSVLLETMRREGYELQVGQPQVIFKEINGERCEPVEDLTIDVPEEYSGTAIDAVTRRRGEMVSMEPKGGRMICKFIIPSRGLIGLRSFMLTQTAGEAVMAHRFKEYQPYKGDIAGRINGSLISIEQGQSIPYSLHNLQDRGKFFVDPNVDIYEGQVIGENSKSGDLVVNITKTKKLTNIRASGTDEKMKIAPAKSFSLEEALEYIQEDEYVELTPQNIRLRKILLKETDRKRAGR
- a CDS encoding tetratricopeptide repeat protein, with the protein product MFDDDDEEELFDAHFHAELERYEKMIKNQESYYFDAEVLEQIIDHFIMKNQVKNALNAIDFAKDQHPKNLVYDLRKAQLFSTNGKLKESLLILQALEKADPMNPEIYITKASVFSQLRDHHKAIKYYEKAIEVAQDFEDEDLDDIRFDLALEYENTNDFQSAIKVLARILTNMPDNEAAIYEIAYCYERIGNFDKCIEFYTKYIDNNPYSFTAWYNLGNIYFLKNNIEKALWAYDYAIVINEEFSSAHFNMGNTYMQAADYENAVASYRKCMEIDGEEPLTLSYLAEAFERMERYDEAMFYYERAKELNPDLAEPWLGIGIIREVQGDLNSAIVYVQRAVELQPENPNYRLVYAECLYKVGRVDEAEVQLEEAVELDPGYSDAIVLLAAIYEEYSVEKAIDLIENQPALETLENKVRLSLVALLYKAGRHTDALVLFESEMKADKTAAKTLLLYLPEAEKLPEFVQIIESYND
- a CDS encoding phosphosulfolactate synthase codes for the protein MTRNFTLPYIPERNARPRKAGVTMMMDKGMSLRETEAFLEGNAEYTDLAKFGFGTAMITPNLKEKIKLYQSAGIRPYFGGTLFEIFLARNKFNEYRKLLDKFDIDLCEVSDGSIIIPHDKKLEYISKLAKDRTVLSEVGSKDAGIIISPAKWIKMMSTELQAGSWKVIAEGRESGNVGVFRPNGTAHTYLINKIVARIDPADILWEAPKKTQQVWFIRLFGANVNLGNIAPNEVIALETLRLGLRGDTFFEFLPDEIGAELKQNQSDETEE
- a CDS encoding VTT domain-containing protein, which translates into the protein MVELFTHIIHLDFKWLFDNYHTAVYVILFLVIFIETGLVIMPILPGDSLLFTAGLFANQINETTGEPYLDVFLLLILLFTAAVLGDNSNYWVGRILGLKAVNIKIKNRRIVKQQYLDKTESFFEKYGTKTIIMARFVPIVRTFAPFVAGIAKMKYRRFLLFDILGGAVWIGSMIIAGYFLGQFEWIRKNIELVALAIIFISVLPIIIQLIKSRLKKKKQ